In the Leptolyngbya sp. FACHB-261 genome, one interval contains:
- the clpB gene encoding ATP-dependent chaperone ClpB: MQPTDPNKFTEKAWDAIVKSQDVARRSSHQQLEVEHLMVAVLEQEGLAGTILARANVPPARLLQPLEGFLQRQPKVGTTDQLYLGRNLELLLDRADEARQKFEDEFISIEHLLLAFVEDDRIGRRIFKTVALDRSRLEGIIKDVRGNQTVSDKNPEAKYEALERFGRDLTEQAKAGKLDPVIGRDDEIRRVVQVLSRRTKNNPVLIGEPGVGKTAIAEGLAQRILNGDVPESLKGRKLISLDMGSLIAGAKYRGEFEDRLKAVLKEVTSSDGQIVLFIDELHTVVGAGATQGAMDAGNLLKPMLARGELRCIGATTLDEYRKYIEKDAALERRFQQVFVDQPTVEDTISILRGLKERYQTHHGVKIADSALVAAAVLSDRYISDRFLPDKAIDLVDESAAKLKMEITSKPVELDEIDRRLLQLEMEKLSVQGEDESLERTEKDGKVIYRNRQGQRSSNERLERIEREIADLKEKQTELNSRWQTEKETIDTVQDLREQISQTQVLIDQAEREYNLNKIAELRYGRLRELQEQLDALEVKLDSNATGLFREQVTEADIAEIVARWTGIPVKSLLESERQKLLQLESHLHERVVGQEEAVSSVSAAIRRARAGMKDPGRPIGSFIFLGPTGVGKTELARTLAQFLFDTDEAIVRIDMSEYMEKHSVSRLIGAPPGYVGYDEGGQLSEAIRRRPYSVILFDEVEKAHPDVFNILLQVLDDGRITDSQGRTVDFKNTVIIMTSNIGSDVILDVSGDDTQYEEMRRRVNEALRTNFRPEFLNRVDETIIFHALSKAEIRKIVGLQIRRIEKLLADQKLHLELSEAAQTYVAEVGYDPVYGARPLKRAIQREIENPIAVKILEEAFEEGDTILVDVTDNHLTFDRKATRQVTPPLYQQAV; the protein is encoded by the coding sequence ATGCAGCCCACCGATCCCAACAAGTTCACTGAAAAAGCCTGGGATGCGATTGTTAAATCTCAGGATGTTGCGCGACGTTCCTCCCACCAACAGCTAGAGGTGGAACATCTGATGGTGGCTGTGCTGGAGCAAGAAGGGCTAGCTGGCACCATTCTGGCACGTGCCAATGTGCCACCGGCGCGACTGCTGCAACCGTTGGAGGGGTTCCTGCAACGGCAGCCCAAGGTTGGTACCACCGATCAACTTTACCTAGGCCGCAATCTGGAGTTGCTCTTGGACCGGGCAGACGAAGCCCGTCAGAAATTCGAAGACGAATTCATCTCGATCGAGCACTTGCTGCTGGCCTTTGTTGAAGATGACCGCATTGGCCGGCGCATCTTTAAGACAGTTGCCCTAGACCGTAGCCGCCTTGAAGGCATCATCAAAGACGTGCGGGGCAATCAAACTGTGTCTGACAAGAACCCAGAAGCCAAGTACGAAGCCCTAGAGCGCTTTGGTCGTGACCTGACTGAGCAAGCAAAAGCTGGCAAATTGGACCCGGTGATCGGTCGAGACGATGAGATCCGCCGCGTGGTTCAGGTGCTTAGCCGCCGCACCAAGAATAATCCTGTGCTGATTGGCGAACCCGGGGTGGGTAAGACCGCAATTGCTGAAGGTTTGGCCCAGCGCATTCTGAACGGGGATGTCCCTGAGTCGCTGAAGGGGCGCAAGCTAATTTCCCTAGATATGGGTTCTTTGATTGCGGGGGCAAAATATCGGGGCGAATTTGAGGACCGGCTCAAAGCGGTGCTTAAAGAAGTCACCAGCTCCGACGGGCAGATCGTGCTGTTCATTGACGAGCTTCACACAGTGGTTGGTGCCGGTGCCACCCAAGGTGCCATGGATGCCGGTAATCTGCTCAAACCCATGCTGGCGCGAGGCGAGTTGCGCTGTATCGGTGCTACAACCCTGGATGAGTATCGCAAATACATCGAGAAAGACGCGGCACTAGAACGGCGTTTCCAGCAGGTCTTTGTCGATCAGCCCACAGTTGAGGATACGATTTCGATTTTGCGGGGTTTGAAAGAGCGCTACCAAACTCACCACGGGGTCAAAATTGCCGACTCAGCGCTAGTCGCAGCCGCAGTCCTGTCCGATCGCTATATCTCGGATCGCTTCTTGCCCGACAAAGCTATTGACTTGGTGGATGAATCGGCTGCCAAGCTCAAGATGGAAATTACCTCCAAGCCCGTCGAGCTGGATGAGATCGACCGTCGCTTGCTGCAACTGGAGATGGAGAAACTCTCCGTGCAGGGAGAAGACGAAAGCTTGGAGCGTACCGAAAAAGACGGCAAAGTTATCTATCGCAATCGCCAAGGCCAACGCAGTTCCAATGAGCGTTTGGAGCGAATTGAACGCGAAATTGCGGACCTCAAAGAGAAGCAAACCGAGCTCAATTCTCGCTGGCAAACCGAGAAGGAAACGATTGACACGGTGCAGGATTTGCGGGAGCAGATCAGCCAAACTCAGGTGTTGATCGATCAAGCAGAGCGCGAATATAACCTCAACAAAATTGCCGAGTTACGTTATGGCAGGCTTAGGGAACTGCAAGAACAACTGGATGCCCTAGAAGTCAAGCTGGATAGCAATGCTACTGGCCTGTTCCGGGAGCAGGTCACTGAGGCCGATATCGCTGAGATCGTAGCCCGCTGGACGGGAATTCCTGTCAAGAGCTTGCTGGAATCTGAGCGGCAAAAACTATTGCAACTGGAATCCCATTTGCATGAACGGGTTGTAGGGCAAGAAGAAGCTGTTTCCTCTGTCTCTGCGGCGATCCGTCGGGCTCGGGCTGGCATGAAAGATCCGGGACGTCCGATCGGCTCCTTTATCTTCTTAGGACCGACAGGGGTCGGCAAAACCGAGCTGGCGCGGACTCTGGCTCAATTCTTATTTGATACCGACGAAGCGATTGTGCGGATCGACATGTCTGAGTACATGGAGAAGCACTCAGTTTCGCGGTTGATCGGCGCGCCTCCTGGCTACGTGGGTTATGACGAAGGGGGGCAACTTTCTGAAGCGATCCGTCGCCGTCCTTACTCAGTCATTTTGTTTGATGAGGTTGAGAAAGCCCATCCGGATGTATTCAATATCCTGCTACAGGTTCTCGATGATGGGCGCATTACTGACTCTCAAGGTCGCACAGTGGACTTCAAAAACACTGTAATCATCATGACCAGCAACATTGGTAGTGATGTAATTCTCGATGTCTCAGGGGACGACACCCAATATGAGGAAATGCGTCGGCGGGTGAATGAAGCTCTGAGAACCAACTTCCGTCCTGAGTTTCTGAATCGGGTGGATGAAACGATCATCTTCCACGCACTCAGCAAGGCTGAGATTCGCAAGATCGTCGGTCTGCAAATTCGTCGCATCGAAAAGCTGTTGGCGGACCAGAAATTGCATTTGGAACTCTCGGAGGCCGCTCAAACTTACGTTGCAGAAGTCGGTTATGACCCTGTCTATGGGGCCCGTCCGCTCAAGCGAGCCATTCAACGCGAAATTGAGAATCCAATTGCAGTCAAGATCTTGGAAGAGGCGTTTGAAGAAGGCGATACCATTTTGGTCGATGTGACAGACAATCACCTGACCTTTGATCGTAAAGCGACACGTCAAGTTACCCCTCCGCTCTACCAGCAGGCTGTGTAG
- a CDS encoding glycoside hydrolase family 57 protein, producing MSIGYLAFVLHAHLPFVRHPESDYVLEEEWLYEAITETYVPLLQVFEGLKRDGIDFKITMSMTPPLVSMLRDPLLQERYDKHLAQLEELAEKEAVRNEHNGHIKYLANHYVEEFRTVRQLWERYDRDLVGAFKQFLDSNNLEIITCGATHGYLPLMKMYPQAVWAQIQVACEHYEENFGRPPKGIWLPECAYYNGLERMLADAGLRYFLSDGHGILYANPRPRFGTYAPIFTETGVAAFGRDHESSQQVWSSEVGYPGDPAYREFYKDLGWEAEYEYIKPYIMPNGQRKNIGIKYHKITGRGLGLSDKALYDPYWAKQKAADHAANFMFNREQQVEHLHGIMKRPPIVVSPYDAELFGHWWYEGPWFIDYLIRKSHYDQGTYQMTHLADYLRDNPSQQVARPAQSSWGYKGFHEYWLNETNAWIYPHLHKATERMIELSNQEPADELEWRALNQAARELLLAQSSDWAFIMRTGTMVPYAVRRTRSHLLRFNKLFEDLNLGKVDSGWLEKVEKIDNIFPSLNYRVYRPL from the coding sequence ATGAGCATCGGCTATCTCGCGTTTGTCCTGCACGCTCATTTGCCCTTTGTACGGCACCCTGAGAGTGATTATGTCCTAGAGGAAGAGTGGCTCTACGAAGCGATCACCGAAACCTATGTGCCTCTACTACAGGTATTTGAAGGGCTCAAACGGGACGGCATCGACTTCAAAATAACGATGAGTATGACGCCGCCCCTGGTCAGTATGTTGCGGGATCCCCTGCTTCAGGAGCGCTACGACAAGCACCTAGCCCAGCTTGAGGAACTAGCTGAGAAAGAAGCCGTCCGCAACGAGCACAACGGCCATATCAAATATTTGGCGAACCACTACGTTGAGGAATTCCGGACTGTTCGTCAGCTCTGGGAGCGCTACGACCGAGACTTAGTGGGCGCATTTAAGCAGTTTCTGGACTCCAACAATCTAGAGATCATTACCTGCGGCGCAACTCACGGTTATCTACCGCTGATGAAAATGTACCCGCAGGCGGTGTGGGCTCAAATTCAAGTAGCCTGCGAGCACTACGAAGAAAACTTTGGTCGCCCCCCGAAGGGCATTTGGCTGCCTGAATGCGCCTATTACAACGGCTTGGAGCGCATGCTGGCCGATGCAGGCTTGCGCTACTTCCTAAGCGATGGGCATGGCATTCTCTATGCCAACCCCCGTCCTCGCTTTGGCACTTACGCACCGATTTTTACGGAGACTGGCGTGGCTGCTTTTGGCCGCGACCATGAGTCCTCCCAACAGGTCTGGTCTTCAGAAGTAGGATATCCAGGCGATCCGGCCTATCGAGAGTTTTACAAGGATTTGGGCTGGGAAGCAGAGTACGAGTACATTAAGCCGTACATCATGCCCAATGGCCAGCGCAAAAACATTGGCATCAAATATCACAAAATTACTGGGCGCGGTTTGGGGCTCTCTGATAAAGCCCTCTACGACCCCTACTGGGCCAAGCAAAAGGCTGCTGATCATGCCGCTAACTTCATGTTCAACCGAGAACAGCAGGTTGAGCACCTTCACGGCATCATGAAGCGTCCGCCGATTGTCGTTTCGCCCTACGATGCTGAACTCTTTGGGCACTGGTGGTACGAAGGCCCCTGGTTTATTGACTATCTGATCCGCAAGTCGCACTACGACCAGGGCACCTACCAGATGACTCACTTGGCGGACTATCTGCGCGACAACCCCTCGCAGCAGGTAGCCCGTCCCGCTCAGTCCAGCTGGGGCTATAAAGGCTTTCATGAGTATTGGCTCAACGAAACCAACGCCTGGATCTACCCGCACCTGCACAAAGCAACTGAGCGCATGATCGAGCTTTCCAACCAGGAGCCTGCAGATGAACTAGAATGGCGTGCGCTTAACCAAGCGGCGCGCGAGTTACTTTTAGCTCAATCCTCGGACTGGGCCTTTATTATGCGGACTGGCACCATGGTCCCTTATGCGGTGCGCCGGACCCGTTCTCACCTATTGCGCTTCAATAAGTTGTTTGAAGACCTGAACCTCGGCAAAGTCGATTCGGGTTGGCTTGAGAAGGTCGAAAAGATTGACAATATCTTCCCTAGCCTCAACTACCGGGTTTACCGGCCTCTCTAG
- the lepB gene encoding signal peptidase I, with protein sequence MTKQDASPPPSPNVWVDNLKTLGVSVLLAFGIRVFVAEARYIPSESMVPTLEVNDRLLVEKISYRLHPPQRGDIVVFQPTQALQNEGYKDAFIKRVVGLPGDEVAVHDGSVFVNGKPLSERYLEGNRPNYVWGPERIPEGQYMVLGDNRNNSYDSHFWGFVPRDRIVGRAAFRFWPPQRVGELNLAGGSAIAQPTP encoded by the coding sequence ATGACCAAGCAAGATGCGTCCCCCCCTCCCTCCCCTAACGTGTGGGTTGACAACCTGAAAACTCTAGGTGTGAGCGTTCTGCTCGCCTTTGGGATTCGTGTGTTTGTCGCTGAGGCCCGCTATATTCCCTCAGAGTCTATGGTGCCAACGCTAGAGGTGAATGATCGGTTGCTGGTGGAGAAGATTAGCTACCGCTTGCACCCACCGCAACGGGGAGACATTGTCGTGTTTCAGCCCACCCAGGCGCTGCAGAACGAGGGCTACAAGGACGCCTTCATCAAGCGGGTGGTTGGCCTGCCAGGCGATGAGGTTGCCGTCCATGACGGTTCGGTCTTCGTGAACGGTAAGCCCTTAAGCGAACGCTATCTTGAAGGCAATCGCCCCAATTACGTTTGGGGGCCTGAGCGAATTCCTGAAGGGCAATATATGGTCCTGGGAGACAACCGCAACAACAGCTACGATAGCCACTTCTGGGGCTTTGTGCCCCGCGATCGCATTGTTGGTCGTGCCGCCTTCCGCTTCTGGCCGCCGCAACGCGTTGGTGAATTAAACCTCGCTGGGGGTAGTGCGATTGCTCAACCGACTCCATAG
- a CDS encoding NAD(P)/FAD-dependent oxidoreductase translates to MTQQICILGGGFGGLYTALNLSRLPWKAQQPEIVLVDQSDCFVFTPLLYELLTGELQTWEIAPPFQELLANTGVRFLQGVVTGIDLAEHRVELTEGPELTYDRLVLALGGEPASSSIPGVAEHTYAFRSVADARRLEERLRVLEEAKQDKIRIVIIGAGPSGVELACKLADRLGDRGRVRLVDYGNQIVAGFAPTTREAAQKALERRQIWLNLETKVLNVSSDAITLEYRDESETLPVDLVLWAAGTTVPDLVRTLPLKHNERGQVVAESTLQVPDHADLFALGDLAESHDADGQLVPITAQAAFQQAEFCAWNVWASLNGRPLLSFRYLQLGELLTLGEDAAAFSGLGLNLDGPLAYLVRRVVYLGRMPTLEHQIKVGLNWITRPVLEALSQFDAAVAERQR, encoded by the coding sequence ATGACTCAGCAGATCTGCATCCTTGGTGGTGGCTTCGGTGGTCTCTACACCGCCCTGAATCTCAGCCGTCTGCCCTGGAAAGCTCAGCAACCGGAAATTGTTCTGGTCGATCAGTCAGATTGCTTTGTGTTTACGCCCCTACTCTACGAATTACTGACCGGGGAGCTTCAAACCTGGGAAATTGCCCCTCCTTTTCAAGAACTATTAGCCAATACGGGCGTGCGGTTTCTGCAAGGCGTTGTTACTGGCATTGATCTAGCCGAGCACCGGGTGGAACTGACTGAGGGACCAGAGTTGACCTATGACCGGCTAGTTCTGGCTTTAGGGGGTGAACCCGCTAGCAGCAGTATTCCAGGCGTCGCTGAGCATACCTACGCTTTCCGCAGCGTTGCTGATGCTCGTCGGCTAGAGGAACGTCTGCGTGTTTTAGAAGAAGCCAAGCAGGACAAGATCCGCATCGTGATCATCGGCGCTGGTCCTAGCGGCGTGGAATTGGCCTGTAAGCTAGCAGACCGGCTAGGCGATCGAGGTCGGGTGCGGCTAGTTGACTACGGCAATCAAATTGTTGCTGGTTTTGCCCCCACCACACGAGAAGCAGCCCAAAAGGCGCTGGAACGGCGGCAGATCTGGCTCAACCTGGAAACCAAGGTGCTGAATGTCAGCAGTGATGCGATCACCTTGGAATATCGCGACGAATCTGAAACCTTACCTGTTGATTTGGTATTGTGGGCTGCTGGCACGACGGTCCCGGACTTGGTGCGGACATTGCCGCTTAAGCACAACGAGCGAGGCCAGGTCGTGGCTGAATCCACGCTGCAAGTGCCCGACCATGCAGACCTATTTGCTCTGGGTGATCTAGCAGAAAGCCACGATGCCGATGGACAACTGGTTCCGATCACAGCCCAGGCAGCTTTTCAGCAGGCAGAGTTCTGCGCCTGGAATGTTTGGGCTTCGCTCAATGGTCGACCTTTGCTGTCTTTCCGCTATCTCCAACTAGGCGAACTCTTGACTTTGGGTGAAGATGCTGCAGCCTTCTCGGGTCTGGGTTTAAACCTGGATGGACCGCTAGCCTACCTGGTTCGCCGTGTAGTCTATCTGGGCCGTATGCCGACCCTGGAGCACCAGATCAAAGTCGGCTTGAATTGGATTACTCGCCCTGTGCTTGAGGCTCTATCTCAGTTTGATGCCGCAGTTGCTGAGCGTCAGAGGTGA
- a CDS encoding M48 family metallopeptidase, whose product MNNRSFSRLIHHLSFRQRWLLPCLSAIVALTIWATSYAQPANAQRGLVDLIFRGIQVIQLSSLSDRQEVTLGGQINQQLLSSEFRLLNEPNITRYVDRIGQRLVPYSERPNIPYRFQVVRNNQVNAFATMGGYVYVTSGLLAKAANEAELASVLGHEMGHIVGRHAVNQMKQQAIEAGLASAAGLDRNTAVRIGVELALNRPGSRRDEFEADRLGLFSLTRAGYAASAMPAFMQNLVSSRSVPNFLSTHPATPDRIRTLNQLIAQNNLAGSAGLDNAAYQSAVRSRLTSQR is encoded by the coding sequence ATGAATAACCGCTCTTTTTCTCGCTTGATACACCATCTATCTTTCCGGCAGCGCTGGCTGTTGCCCTGCCTGTCGGCAATTGTGGCTTTGACAATTTGGGCAACGTCCTATGCTCAGCCAGCTAATGCCCAACGCGGCCTAGTAGACCTGATCTTTCGTGGCATTCAGGTGATCCAGCTGTCCAGCCTCTCCGACCGCCAAGAGGTTACCTTGGGCGGTCAGATTAATCAGCAGCTTCTCAGCAGTGAGTTTCGCCTGCTTAACGAGCCAAACATTACCAGATACGTTGACCGCATCGGCCAAAGACTAGTGCCCTACAGCGAGCGGCCCAATATCCCCTATCGCTTCCAGGTAGTCCGCAACAATCAAGTCAATGCCTTTGCTACGATGGGCGGCTATGTCTATGTCACCAGTGGCTTGCTAGCCAAGGCTGCCAATGAAGCAGAACTCGCCAGCGTTCTGGGACACGAGATGGGACACATCGTTGGCCGACACGCCGTCAATCAGATGAAGCAGCAGGCGATTGAGGCTGGTCTGGCAAGCGCGGCTGGACTTGACCGCAACACCGCCGTCCGCATTGGCGTGGAGCTTGCCCTCAACCGTCCGGGCAGCCGTCGAGATGAGTTTGAGGCTGACCGCTTAGGCCTATTCAGTCTGACGCGCGCTGGCTACGCAGCCAGTGCCATGCCTGCCTTCATGCAGAACTTGGTCAGTTCTCGCTCAGTGCCCAATTTCTTGAGCACGCACCCAGCCACCCCTGACCGCATCCGGACGCTCAACCAGCTGATTGCTCAAAATAATCTGGCAGGCTCGGCAGGTTTAGACAATGCAGCCTACCAGTCAGCGGTGCGCTCAAGGTTGACAAGTCAGCGCTAA
- the rplU gene encoding 50S ribosomal protein L21, with the protein MTYAIIQTGGKQLRVEPGRFYDVELLPVEQDGTLTLDQVLLVKHDDGLSIGQPLVSNATVEVTSLGNRRGRKVIVYKMKPKKKTRKKRGHRQNYTRILVTSISLEGQVVGEASGSAPVLAAATTNEEE; encoded by the coding sequence ATGACTTACGCAATCATTCAAACGGGCGGCAAGCAATTGCGCGTCGAGCCCGGTCGCTTCTACGATGTAGAACTTCTGCCCGTAGAACAGGACGGGACACTTACGCTCGACCAGGTGCTCTTGGTCAAGCACGATGATGGACTGAGCATTGGTCAACCTCTGGTGAGCAATGCAACAGTTGAAGTCACCTCTCTGGGCAACCGACGCGGACGTAAGGTCATCGTCTACAAGATGAAGCCCAAGAAGAAGACCCGCAAAAAGCGCGGTCACCGTCAGAATTACACCCGAATTCTGGTCACCAGCATCTCGCTAGAGGGCCAGGTGGTGGGTGAAGCAAGCGGCAGCGCCCCAGTTCTTGCAGCTGCTACAACTAATGAAGAAGAGTAA
- the rpmA gene encoding 50S ribosomal protein L27 gives MAHKKGTGSTRNGRDSNAKRLGVKRYGGQVVRAGNILVRQRGTKFHPGNNVGRGNDDTLFATIDGVVTFERFGKTRKRISVYPAPAAETAPAEAVLTEAA, from the coding sequence ATGGCTCACAAGAAAGGGACTGGCAGCACCCGGAACGGGCGCGATTCTAACGCTAAGCGTCTCGGCGTCAAGCGCTACGGCGGACAAGTCGTGCGGGCGGGCAACATCCTAGTTCGTCAGCGTGGCACTAAGTTTCACCCAGGCAACAATGTTGGCCGGGGTAATGACGACACCTTGTTCGCAACGATTGACGGAGTTGTGACTTTTGAGCGTTTTGGCAAAACTCGCAAGAGAATCAGTGTCTACCCCGCTCCTGCTGCCGAAACGGCGCCTGCAGAAGCAGTACTCACTGAGGCTGCATAG
- a CDS encoding response regulator transcription factor: MPTYTPLPTSACLRILIADDDELVRLSLKLALQHQSGLVVVGSASNGAQAVDFSDKYQPDIIIMDYQMPQLNGLEAAEAIRQRQPTTRIILHTSHDDLEAVSEQNPSIDAFCPKGAPVPELVSLICQVGQAPANGDNDLTQQA; encoded by the coding sequence GTGCCAACTTACACTCCTCTCCCGACTTCCGCCTGCTTACGCATCCTCATTGCTGACGACGACGAGTTAGTTCGTCTCAGCTTGAAACTAGCTTTGCAGCATCAGTCAGGTCTAGTCGTAGTGGGCAGTGCTAGCAACGGTGCTCAGGCTGTTGATTTCAGCGACAAATATCAGCCTGATATTATCATCATGGATTACCAAATGCCCCAGCTGAACGGGCTGGAAGCAGCTGAGGCGATTCGGCAACGCCAACCAACGACTCGCATTATTCTGCACACCTCCCACGATGACTTGGAGGCAGTCTCTGAGCAAAATCCCAGCATTGACGCTTTCTGCCCTAAGGGAGCACCAGTGCCAGAACTGGTGTCATTGATCTGCCAAGTAGGCCAGGCACCAGCAAACGGTGATAATGACCTCACTCAGCAAGCTTGA
- the map gene encoding type I methionyl aminopeptidase gives MNIFSNLVAQPAPSRTRQRRTIEIKSRREIEIMRQSAKIVATVLKEISELVQPGMTTADLDAHAEKRIREMGAVPSFKGYSGFPASICASINNEVVHGIPNPKKVIKNGDVLKVDTGAFFQGFHGDSCITLAIGQVSEAAAKLIQVAEESLYKGIEQVKAGAYLLDLAGAIQDHVESNGFSIVEDFTGHGVGRNLHEEPSVFNFRTHDLPNVKLREGMTLAIEPIVNQGSRHTRILSDRWTAVTVDNKLSAQFEHTVLVTADGYEILTDRTKV, from the coding sequence ATGAATATCTTCAGCAATCTGGTTGCCCAACCCGCGCCTTCCCGCACCCGTCAGCGTCGAACCATTGAGATTAAGTCTCGGCGTGAAATCGAAATCATGCGTCAGTCAGCCAAGATTGTGGCGACCGTGCTGAAGGAGATTTCAGAACTGGTGCAGCCTGGCATGACCACTGCCGATCTGGATGCTCACGCCGAGAAGCGAATTCGCGAAATGGGCGCGGTACCCAGCTTTAAAGGCTACAGCGGTTTCCCCGCTTCGATCTGCGCCAGCATCAACAATGAAGTTGTCCACGGGATTCCCAATCCCAAGAAAGTCATCAAGAATGGCGACGTGCTCAAGGTTGACACCGGAGCCTTCTTCCAAGGCTTTCACGGAGACTCCTGCATTACTTTGGCGATTGGACAGGTCTCTGAGGCAGCAGCCAAGCTGATTCAAGTTGCTGAGGAATCGCTCTACAAGGGAATTGAGCAAGTCAAGGCAGGCGCTTACCTGCTAGACCTAGCGGGTGCCATTCAGGACCATGTTGAGAGCAATGGCTTCAGCATTGTCGAAGACTTCACGGGACATGGGGTTGGCCGTAACCTCCATGAAGAGCCCTCCGTTTTCAACTTCCGGACCCACGATCTCCCCAACGTTAAGCTGCGGGAGGGGATGACGCTGGCGATTGAACCGATCGTCAATCAGGGCTCACGTCACACTCGTATCCTAAGTGATCGCTGGACTGCGGTTACGGTTGACAATAAGCTCTCAGCTCAATTTGAGCACACCGTTTTGGTGACAGCCGATGGCTATGAGATTTTGACCGACCGCACCAAGGTCTAA
- the trpA gene encoding tryptophan synthase subunit alpha has protein sequence MLSVSARFEQLRERGERALIPFITAGDPDLATTAEALRLLDRSGADFIELGVPYSDPLADGPVIQAAATRALARGTRLAQVLEVAQQVSPSLRAPLILFTYYNAILNWGIRSFLEKIYASGARGLVVPDLPLEEAQGLLDTAADVGVEVILLVAPTSPPERIQAVAQASQGFIYLVSTTGVTGVRAQVGQQVQELLMSLRQVSDKPIGVGFGISQPEHARQVVEWGADAAIVGSACVKRLADPHQGLPALGDFCRTLKTAIATAE, from the coding sequence ATGCTTTCTGTGTCTGCCCGCTTTGAACAACTACGCGAACGGGGCGAACGAGCTCTGATTCCCTTCATTACAGCTGGCGATCCAGACTTGGCGACCACAGCCGAGGCACTGCGCCTCCTCGATCGTAGCGGTGCCGACTTCATTGAACTGGGCGTTCCCTACTCTGATCCTCTGGCTGATGGACCCGTCATTCAAGCTGCTGCAACCCGTGCCCTAGCCCGTGGTACTCGCCTGGCTCAGGTTCTGGAGGTGGCTCAGCAGGTGAGTCCTAGCTTGCGGGCGCCGCTGATCCTATTCACCTACTACAACGCCATTCTCAATTGGGGCATTCGGTCTTTTCTAGAAAAGATCTATGCCAGCGGCGCCCGGGGTTTAGTGGTGCCCGACCTGCCTCTGGAGGAAGCGCAAGGATTGCTAGATACAGCTGCCGACGTTGGCGTAGAAGTCATTCTGTTAGTCGCACCGACCAGTCCCCCCGAGCGCATTCAAGCAGTTGCTCAGGCTTCGCAGGGCTTCATCTATCTGGTCAGTACCACGGGTGTAACGGGGGTACGAGCCCAGGTAGGCCAGCAGGTTCAGGAGCTTTTGATGAGCCTACGCCAAGTCAGTGACAAGCCAATCGGGGTAGGCTTCGGCATCTCTCAGCCTGAACATGCCCGCCAAGTCGTGGAGTGGGGCGCAGATGCGGCGATTGTTGGCAGTGCTTGTGTGAAACGCCTCGCTGATCCCCATCAAGGCCTGCCTGCACTAGGGGATTTCTGTCGCACCCTCAAGACAGCCATTGCCACCGCCGAGTAG
- a CDS encoding DUF3007 family protein encodes MRRIDVLTIGLVAFLAGGGIYLAFRQFGLDSQDAGIWSQVLLVVGLVAYLSTYLLRAVSHKMTYNQQLKDYEEAVLAKRLAEMSPEELAQLQTEVEAERQKQSDSASPPELHSPG; translated from the coding sequence ATGCGACGTATTGATGTTTTAACTATTGGCCTGGTGGCATTTCTGGCGGGGGGCGGTATCTATCTCGCCTTTCGCCAATTTGGATTAGATTCTCAAGATGCAGGCATTTGGAGCCAGGTCCTGCTGGTGGTGGGCTTGGTGGCTTACCTGAGCACTTATCTACTCCGGGCAGTTAGCCACAAAATGACCTACAACCAGCAGCTCAAAGATTACGAAGAGGCTGTGTTGGCCAAGCGGCTGGCGGAGATGAGCCCCGAAGAACTGGCGCAGTTGCAGACAGAAGTCGAAGCGGAGCGCCAAAAGCAGAGTGACTCGGCAAGCCCACCAGAGCTACACTCTCCCGGCTAA
- the ndhL gene encoding NAD(P)H-quinone oxidoreductase subunit L codes for MSFAADLPLVPFLYLGVGGAFLVVLPLLVFIYARDRWYAAGSIERVFMYFLIFLFFPGLLLLSPFLNFRPKPRQV; via the coding sequence ATGTCTTTTGCTGCTGATCTGCCGTTGGTGCCATTCCTCTATCTGGGCGTGGGTGGGGCCTTTCTGGTCGTATTACCATTGCTAGTCTTTATTTACGCACGCGACCGCTGGTACGCCGCCGGTTCGATTGAACGCGTATTTATGTACTTCTTGATCTTCTTGTTTTTCCCAGGGTTGCTCTTGCTCAGCCCCTTTCTCAACTTCCGCCCCAAGCCCCGTCAGGTTTGA